Proteins from a genomic interval of Papaver somniferum cultivar HN1 chromosome 4, ASM357369v1, whole genome shotgun sequence:
- the LOC113271497 gene encoding potassium transporter 4-like, translating into MESEAGPCSPRGPPPQLSWRNLSRNLLLAYQSFGVVYGDLSTSPLYVYTSTFVGKLQDHRNEDTIFGAFSLIFWTLTLIPLLKYIFILLSADDNGEGGVFALYSLLCRHARLSLLPNQQAADEELTAYKYGPAAQITSSPMKRFFEKHKRLRTALLIVVLCGACMVIGDGVLTPAISVLSAVSGLQVTDKKFPNEAVILLACIILVGLFALQHCGTHRVAFLFAPIVVIWLISIFAIGLYNTIYWNPKIVFALSPHYIIKFFRETGKDGWIALGGILLSITGTEAMFADLGHFTALSIRLAFAFVVYPCLVVQYMGQAAFLSKNPSSIPTSFYDSIPKTLFWPVFVIATLAAIVGSQAVITATFSIIKQCNALGCFPRVKIVHTSKHMFGQIYIPEINWILMIICLAVTIGFRDTTMIGNAYGIACITVMFVSTCLTTLVIIFVWQKSIFTAAAFLLLFGSIEGVYLSSSFTKVLQGGWLPLVLSFIFMGIMYIWHYGTRKKYNFDLHNKVSLKWLLALGPSLGIVRVPGIGLIYSELATGVPAIFSHFVTNLPAFHKVLVFVCVKSVPVPYVSAEERFLIGRVCPRPYRMYRCIVRYGYKDIQRDNGDFENQLIQSIAEFIQMEADESQFSSSESPSLDGRMAVISTRPVQSTSSLIVSEQMNFEISESIQSSKSSTLQSLRSAYEEENPSIRRRVRFQLPQSPGMDPSVREELMDLIQAKEAGVAYIMGHSYVKARRSSSFLKKAVIDIGYSFLRKNCRGPSVALNIPHISLIEVGMIYYV; encoded by the exons ATGGAATCAGAAGCTGGTCCTTGTAGTCCTCGAGGTCCTCCTCCTCAG TTATCATGGAGGAACCTATCAAGAAATTTATTGTTGGCGTACCAGAGCTTTGGTGTAGTTTATGGAGACTTGAGTACTTCCCCTCTCTACGTTTATACAAGCACTTTTGTCGGGAAGCTACAGGATCATCGCAATGAAGATACAATATTTGGCGCATTCTCTTTGATCTTCTGGACCCTTACGTTGATCCCTTTGCTCAAGTACATATTCATCTTATTAAGCGCGGATGATAATGGTGAAG GTGGAGTCTTTGCTCTTTACTCACTTCTCTGCAGGCATGCTAGGCTTAGTCTACTTCCCAATCAACAAGCAGCTGACGAGGAGTTGACGGCATACAAATATGGGCCAGCGGCACAGATAACATCTTCTCCAATGAAAAGGTTCTTTGAGAAGCACAAAAGACTTAGAACAGCTCTATTGATTGTGGTATTATGCGGTGCTTGTATGGTTATAGGTGATGGCGTGCTTACTCCAGCAATTTCAG TTCTATCAGCTGTTTCTGGACTACAGGTTACAGACAAGAAATTCCCAAATG AGGCTGTTATTTTGCTGGCGTGCATTATATTAGTGGGACTCTTTGCTCTGCAACATTGTGGCACCCACAGGGTGGCTTTTCTGTTTGCACCAATTGTTGTCATTTGGTTGATATCAATATTTGCGATAGGCCTATACAATACTATATATTGGAACCCTAAGATTGTGTTTGCACTATCTCCGCACTATATCATCAAGTTCTTCAGAGAGACCGGCAAAGATGGTTGGATTGCCCTCGGGGGGATTCTTCTTTCCATTACTG GTACTGAAGCTATGTTTGCAGACCTTGGACATTTCACTGCCTTATCAATAAGG CTTGCTTTTGCATTTGTTGTGTACCCGTGCTTGGTAGTGCAATACATGGGGCAGGCTGCTTTTCTATCGAAAAACCCGTCATCTATTCCAACAAGTTTCTATGACTCGATACCAA AGACTTTATTTTGGCCGGTCTTTGTGATAGCCACCTTAGCAGCCATCGTTGGGAGTCAAGCAGTCATCACAGCTACCTTTTCTATTATCAAACAGTGCAATGCCCTTGGTTGCTTCCCACGAGTTAAGATTGTTCACACCTCAAAACACATGTTTGGGCAGATATACATTCCAGAAATAAATTGGATTCTCATGATAATTTGTCTTGCTGTGACTATTGGATTCCGAGATACAACCATGATTGGAAATGCTTATG GCATTGCTTGCATAACGGTTATGTTTGTCTCAACCTGTCTCACAACGCTAGTCATCATTTTCGTATGGCAGAAAAGTATATTTACTGCTGCAGCATTTTTGCTCTTATTTGGATCAATCGAGGGAGTTTACCTATCTTCTTCATTCACCAAAGTTCTTCAGGGAGGTTGGCTACCACTtgtactttcttttatttttatgggAATCATGTACATCTGGCACTATGGAACTCGCAAGAAATACAACTTTGACCTTCATAACAAGGTTTCTTTGAAGTGGCTTCTCGCTCTCGGTCCCAGTCTTGGGATTGTCCGCGTGCCTGGGATAGGTCTCATCTACTCAGAACTGGCTACAGGCGTCCCAGCAATCTTTTCCCATTTTGTTACTAATCTCCCGGCATTTCACaaggttttagtttttgtttgcGTAAAATCAGTACCAGTTCCATATGTATCAGCCGAAGAAAGGTTCCTCATTGGCAGGGTCTGCCCTAGGCCTTACAGAATGTACCGCTGCATTGTGAGGTATGGATACAAGGATATCCAACGGGACAACGGAGACTTCGAGAACCAGCTCATACAGAGCATTGCAGAGTTCATCCAGATGGAAGCAGACGAATCTCAGTTCTCGAGCTCCGAGTCTCCATCATTGGATGGAAGGATGGCGGTTATCAGCACCAGACCTGTCCAATCAACTTCAAGTTTGATAGTTTCTGAGCAAATGAACTTTGAGATTAGTGAGTCTATTCAAAGCAGCAAATCCTCAACCCTTCAGAGCTTAAGATCCGCATACGAGGAAGAGAACCCGTCTATCAGGAGGAGGGTGAGATTCCAGTTACCACAGAGCCCAGGTATGGATCCTTCTGTAAGGGAAGAACTGATGGATTTGATACAAGCGAAAGAAGCAGGGGTAGCATATATAATGGGACACTCTTATGTAAAGGCTCGGAGGTCGTCATCATTCTTGAAGAAGGCAGTAATTGATATTGGGTATTCATTTCTTCGCAAGAACTGCAGGGGCCCTTCGGTAGCGCTGAACATCCCTCACATCAGCCTTATTGAAGTAGGAATGATTTATTATGTGTAG